CGGCGCACAATCACCATGTCTCCGTCCAAAATTCCAGCTTCTATCATACTGTCGCCAGTGACGTTTAGTACGAAGATTTCCTCTTCCCGCGCAAAATCGCTTGGTAACGGGAGGTACCCTTGGACGTCTTCGAAAGCAGTAATCGGCAACCCGGCCGTCACGCGGCCGACGATTGGCGCCATCACTGCTTGTGCCTGCGTGATGGCAGATGGTTCACTGCCGCGCGCGTCGTCCTCGGTGGACAGCAGTTCTAGTGCCCGAGGTTTCGTCGGATCACGGCGAATGAATCCCTTTTGCTGTAGCCGTTCGAGGTGGCCGTGAACGGTTGAACTGGATGCGAGCCCGACCGCTTCGCCAATTTCCCGAACCGATGGTGGGTATCCTTTTTCATGTACACTTTTTCGGATAAATGCGAGAATCGCTTCTTGTCGGGCGGTGAGCTGGCTCACGGTGAACACATCCCTTACCGTTATTTGTCTCCATCGTATCACAATTTGGTCACAGATGGCAAACGTTTGTTCGCCTCGTGGCGGCATCACGACGCGATGAGCTGAGCGCATGCGCGCACAGCAGCACATCTCGGAGACATCTCACGGAACCGTGTGCCTGAACGAGCTACAAGTGCCTGAACGAGCTACAACGAGCGCGCGTCAGCGTGCGATAGCGTCAATTAAACCGAGATCCAGTAGGGCTTTCGCCACGCCGTCGTCGAGCGCGTCAGCGGTCACGCGTTTGGCAGCGCGTTTGACGTCCGGTTCCGCATTACCCATTGCATAGGAGTGGCCAAGGATGCGAAACATCCCGACGTCATTTCCGCCGTCGCCGATGTGCACTGCATGTTCTGGGGAGATGCCAAGGTGCTTGAGCAGATGCAGTGCGCCAATGGATTTGTCCGACTTGCGGCGTTGAAAGTCGACGGCGTTCGGGTTCCAGCGGTAGATGTAGCACCCTTTAAAACGCGCTTCGAACTCGGCGTCCCACCCGGGCGTCATGAAGGCGTTGATTTGGTAAATTGGCAGGGTTTGAAGAATGTCGAAGTCTTTGTTGATGACTTCAATCTCCGGAAAATCGAAGGACCGCAGTACGGGTTCGTATTGTGGCGGAATCGGTTCAAATGCGACGGCTTTGGCGTGCGTATGCACGACCGTGGGGATGTCAAATTGGTCGGCGTAACGAACAATCGCCTCTACGTCTTCGCTTGGGAAGGGCGCTTTGAACAATTCATCCGATCTCGATTTTACAAGGCCGCCGTTAAAATAAATGCCGTAGGGCACGCCCAATTCGTCCTGGACGTGTTGTGCGTGAAGGACGGATCGACCAGTACACAGTGCAACCGGGATATCTTTTTGTAGCAATTGTTCCACCGCGTGAACACCGCTTGGGACAAGCGCTCCGTTTGCGTATAGTGTTCCGTCGATATCGAGAAATACCATTTCTATCTTTGTCTGTATCATCTCCATGCTCCTCCTCGCCACTGCATCAGTTGCGGTCCCTCCGTTGCATATGAACAATTGAACGGGAACAATGCGCATGTCCGAATGACGTCCCATTCGCAAGGACACTGCTTTCATTATACACAGGGTCCCCACAACCGGCACAAATTGCCTGAAATCAGGGGAAATCGTTGCTTATTTCATATGGATTCCGCTATGATAGCCGTATTCAATGGTCACGGGAGGACAACCATGCAAACGACAATGGAACAACTTGTATCATTAGCAAAGCGCCGCGGATTTATTTTCCCGGGCTCGGAAATATACGGCGGATTGGCGAACACATGGGATTACGGCCCACTTGGCGCTCAAATGAAACAAAATATCAAACAGGTGTGGTGGCGTCAGTTTATTGAACAGAACCCGTACAACGTTGGGCTTGATTCGGCGATTTTGATGAACCGGAGCGTTTGGGTTGCTTCCGGGCACGTGGGCAACTTTAATGATCCGATGGTGGATTGCCGCCAGTGTAAGTCGCGCTATCGGGCAGACAAGCTGATTGAGGAAGCGGCAGAAGCCCGTGGTGAGGAGATTATTGTCGACGGCCTGCCATTTGAGCAGATGGATGCGTTGCTCGTCAAATATGACGTACAGTGTCCTGAGTGTGGCGCGAAAGATTTTACGTCCGTGCGCCAGTTCAACATGATGTTCAAAACCCACCAGGGTGTCACCGAAGAGGCGGCCAACGAGGTCTACTTGCGCCCAGAGACAGCGCAGGGGATTTTCGTCAATTTTAAGAACGTGCAGCGCGCGATGCGCAAAAAGTTGCCCTTCGGCATTGGCCAGATTGGCAAGAGCTTTCGCAATGAGATCACGCCCGGCAATTTCACGTTCCGCACGCGGGAATTTGAGCAAATGGAACTGGAATTTTTCTGTGCGCCCGGCGAAGACATGGAGTGGTTCCGCTACTGGCGCCAATTCTGTTATGACTTCTTGTTGTCTATCGGCATGAAAGAGGAGAACCTGCGACTGCGCGACCACGAAAAAGAACAACTGTCTCACTATAGTACGGCGACGACCGACGTCGAGTACAAGTTCCCGTTTGGTTGGGGTGAGTTGCTTGGTGTGGCGGATCGGACAGATTATGACCTGAAGGCACACGCCACGCATTCCGGCGAAAACATGACCGTGCAAGAGGAAGGGCAAGAGCCGTTTATCCCGTATTGTATTGAACCGTCTATCGGTGTAGATAGGCTGTTCTTGGCGCTGTTCGCCGATGCGTATGACGAAGAGGAAGTGGGCGAGAACGACACGCGCGTGGTGTTGCGCCTGCATCCAGCGATTGCGCCATACAAAGCCGCTGTCTTCCCGTTGTCGAAGAAGCTCAGCGAGGCGGCGACACAACTGTACACCAGTCTGTCCAAGCAGTTCAGTGTGGATTATGACGAGTCGGGATCGATTGGGAAACGGTACCGCCGCCACGACGAGATTGGTACGCCGTATTGCATCACGTACGACTTTGAATCAGAGACCGACCACGCGGTGACCATTCGCCATCGCGACAGCATGGAGCAGGAACGCGTTGCGATTGCAGACGTTGCGGCTTGGCTCAACGAGCGCATCGGGCGATAAGCATACATGGGAAGACCCATTCCCGGGTAAACCAAGACGGGGGTGGGATGATGTCAGGTCAGCATACCGAGAACCACAATGAGAACTTTACCTTCGTCGGTGCGTTAGACATGAATCGTCATTTTGAGTCGTTTGTTGCGCGACGCAATCACATGATGAGTACACGCCTGGACGGGGTAGTCCCGTGGAAACAGTATCACCGTGTGAATATCGATCACGGACGGCGGCATTCAAACGGTTAAAGACCAGGCTGATTCACACCTTCACAAAGCGCAGGGGGACATTCCTCCTGCGTTTTTCCATGTCGGCGCGAATTTTTGTTATGATGGCCAGAGTGACGTCATCGGCTGGTCGTAGCGATTGCGCCGTTTGCGTGTGAAGTGAGGAGTAGAGGTATGAGAAACCGCACAGGACTAATCATTTTAATGTTTGCGTCGGTGGTGGCGATGATGCCGAACTCCGTCTTGTTCCCAGCGGAGGATGAGCTGGCAAGCCATTTACACCGTTCGCTTGGATTTGTCGGCTGGATGGTGACGGCGTACGCGATTGCCTATGTCTGTGCCACACCAGTGCTTGGTATGATTTCCGATTTCTTAGGGCGCAAGGCGGTGCTAGTCGTCGGCTTGTGTCTGTTCGCCATTGGCGGTTTGGTGCCTATCGGTTTTGATAATCCCGTCCTGATTCTCATTGGGCGATGCGTCATGGGGGTGGGATCCGCAGGCATTCAACCGATGGTCGATAGCATGATTGGGGATATGTACCCGCGGGGTCCTGCGCGGCGCCGCGCGTTTGCGTTTTTTGCCGGAGCCATTGCCGTGGCGGAGGCGATGATGCCATTTCTGGGCGGAGTGGCCGCGGCCATTTGGTGGAAGGCCGTTTTCGTCCTCTATGGCAGCGCTATCCTGGCGGCCGTGTCGACCGTGCGGTTGAACATTTCAAATCAAGCCGCTGAAAATGAAGAGCGAATTACGTACGAGGCTTACGTGCAGTCCCTGCGCGTCGCGGCTCGGATGCCGGTTCTTGCGGCCACTGTGCTCGGTGCGATGGTGTTTGGCGTGATTTACTTTGGAATCTCGGCCATGATGCCACTGGCTTATGGTGGTGCGCACACGTCGCTGGCAAATGGATTTTTGTTTTTGCCGCTTGGTTTTTGCTGGGTAGTTGGGGCATTTATTTTTGCGAAAGTCACGCACGTGCGGCATTTGCACAGGCTGGTGCTTTGCGCGCTGATTGTGCTTGCCGGCGCTACGTGGTGGCTTGGCGATGCGCGTTCGTGGCTGCCGCTGTTGATGATTAGCGCCTTGTGGGGGGCTGGGTCAGCCGTCTTGACGACGGTGTTCACTTGGGTGGTTGGCGACGAGTCGCCAAACGCTGTGCGCGGGGCGATGAACGGTATCTATAACGCTGCGTACGTCCTTGGATTCTCGGTGGGCGCGCCGCTCTTTATCAGCCTTGTTCATTACGTCGGCTTGCAAAACGCGTGTGGCATTGGCGCCGTGCTAATGGCTCTCTTAATTCCGCCGCTTTGTCTTACATATCGACAGGCGGCGAAAGTGAAGGCGGCACCCGTCAATTCACTGAAAGCGTGAATTGAGTGTGTAGTCGGACTATTCGGCCTGTGTTACAATGGGCCAGAAATGAATTGTCCAGAGAAATGTGAGTGGAGACACCGTGACCAAAGCGCTTGAGCATTTATTCCAACAACGCATTCTCATCCTGGACGGCGCGATGGGGACGATGATTCAACAAAGTGGCCTAACGGCCGATGACTTTGGTGGTCCCGCGCTGGAAGGGTGTAACGAATATTTGAACATCACGCGTCCAGACCTCATTCGGAGGATTCACGACGCGTATTTTGAAGCCGGTGCAGACATCGTCGAAACCAATTCGTTTGGCAGTACACCGCTTGTCCTCGCGGAGTACGATTTGGCAGATTTGGCGTTTGAAATCAGCCGCCAGGCGGCTGCGCTCGCACGCGAATCGGCGGACGCGTTTGCGACCGAAGCGAAGCCTCGGTTTGTGGCGGGGTCTGTCGGTCCGACGACGAAGAGTCTGTCGGTGACCGGTGGCGCTACGTTCGACGAATTGGTGGAAAGTTACGCTGTGCAGATGGAAGGGTTGATGGTCGGCGGCGCGGACTTTTTGCTCATCGAGACATCGCAGGATTTGCTGAACGTCAAAGCTGCGGGCATCGCCGTCCATCGCGTCGCAGAGAAACTAGCGCGGGAAATTCCCGTCATGATTAGCGGCACCATTGAACCGATGGGGACGACGCTCGCTGGGCAGAGCATTGAGGCCTTTTACCTGTCGGTGGAACATATGCGGCCGTTTGCAGTAGGTATCAACTGTGCGACAGGTCCAGAACTCATGCGCGATCACGTTCGTGCCCTGTCCGCGCTTGCAGAATGCGCGGTCAGTTGCCATCCAAACGCAGGTCTGCCGGACGAAAATGGATGTTACCTGGAGACGCCATATGCGTTTGCGAAGAAAATGTCCGACTTTGCGCGCGAAGGTTGGCTCAATATCGCAGGAGGCTGCTGTGGGACGACGCCAGCGCACATTCGCGAGCTCGCCGCGCAAATCGAGGGGTTAGCCCCGCGCGCCTTCGCGGCGGAACATGCGCATGCTGTGTCGGGCATGGAGGCGATGGTACTGAGCGACGATATGCGCCCAGTGCTCGTCGGTGAGCGCACGAACGTGATCGGATCGCGCAAATTCCGCCGACTGGTCGCGAGCGCGGATTACGACGCTGCGGCGGAAGTCGCGCGGACACAAGTGCGGGCGGGTGCGCAGGTGGTCGACGTCTGTCTGGCTGACCCGGATAGGGATGAACTCGCCGATATGGAGCAGGTCTTGCCGCTTATCGTGCGCAAGGTGAAGGTGCCAATTATGATTGACTCGACAGACGCGGATGTCGTCGAGGCGGCGCTCAAGCGGGTGCAAGGCAAGTGCATCATCAACTCGACGAATCTCGAGGACGGCGAAGCGCGGTTGGCGACCTATGCGAACCTTGCGCGCACGTACGGCGCTGCGTTGGTCATTGGGACGATTGACGAACAAGGGATGGCGGTGAGTCGCCGCCGGAAAGTGGACATTGCGTTGCGCACTGTCCGATTGTTGACGGAAAAATATGGGCTGCGCAAGGCGGACATCATTATCGATCCGCTTACCTTCCCCGTCGGAACGGGCGACGAGAAATATATCGGATCAGCGCTGGAGACGGTCGAAGCCATCCGCATGCTTCGCGAACAACTGCCTGAGTGTCCAACGCTGCTTGGCATTAGCAATGTGTCGTTTGGCCTCCCGCCGGCTGGGCGCGAGGTGCTGAACGCGGTCTTTTTGTATCACTGCACGAAGGCGGGGCTCTCCTACGCGATTGTCAACAGCGAGCGAATTGAGCGCTACGCATCGATCCCAGAGGACGAGCGAGAACTCGCGAATCGGCTGTTATTTGCGACGACGGACGAGTTGGTGGCCGAATTTACTGCGAAGTACCGCGAGAAGCGCGTGGCACCCTCTGTCGCGGTCAGCGATTTGCCGCTGTCGGATCGGCTCGCGAGATACGTCATCGATGGCACGAAGGAAGGACTGATTGCAGATCTCGACGAGGCGCTCCAATCTTATAAACCTCTGGAGATTATCAATGGTCCGCTGATGGCGGGGATGACGGAAGTGGGGCGGCTGTTCAATAACAATGAGTTGATTGTGGCGGAGGTACTGCAGTCGGCAGAAGTGATGAAGGCGGCTGTGGCGTATCTCGAGCAGTATATGGAGAAAAGTGATACGTACGCTAAAGGCCGGCTCTTGTTGGCGACGGTGAAAGGTGACGTCCACGACATTGGCAAAAACTTGGTCGAAATCATTATGGCCAACAATGGGTTCGACGTCGTGAATTTGGGGATTAAGGTGGCGCCTGAGCAACTCATTCAAGCGATTCGGGAACACCAGCCAGACATGGTCGGTTTGTCAGGACTTTTGGTGAAATCCGCGCAGCAAATGGTCGTTACGGCAGAGGACTTTCGCCATGCGGGCATCGACTTGCCCATCCTGGTGGGCGGTGCGGCGCTGACGAAAAAGTTTACGCTGACCAAGATTGCGGACAAGTACGACGGCCCCGTGTTGTACGCGAAGGATGCGATGGAGGGACTGGATATCGCGAATCAGTTGATGAGCGAAGACGCGCGTCATCAACTGCTGTCGCGCAATGAGGCTGAGCGTCAAAGTTTTGTCGAACAGGGCAAGACGCAAAATCCTCAAGTTAGAAAGCCAACAGTCAAGGTGCAATCCGACATTGACCGGAAAGCGCCCGTGTACACGCCACCTGACCTCGAACGGCACATCCTTCGGGATTATCCAGTAGCGATGCTCCGTCCGTATCTGAACTTGCAGATGCTGCTTGGGAAGCACCTCGGGCTCGCAGGTAATGTTGAAAAGCTGCTAGCAGAACGAGACGACAAGGCGATGGCGTTGCTCGACACGGTTGAGCTCCTGATGGAGGAAGCCGTGGCGAAAGGCTGGTTGCAAGCCAACGCGGTCTATCAATTTTTCCCGACCGCTGCGGACGGCGATGAACTGGTCATCTACGCCGCTGATGGCAAGCAGGTGCGGACGCGTATTCCGTTTCCAAGGCAAGCGAAGCCGCCGTACTTGTGCGTAGCCGATTTCGTGCGGCCCGTGGAGGACGGCGTGATGGATTATGTCGCGATGTTTGCGGTGACGACGGGCAGTCAAGTGCGGCACGAGGCCGAACGCCTCAAACAAGCAGGCGAGTATTTGCGGGCGCACGCGCTGCAATCTATTGCACTTGAATTGGCCGAGGCGTTCGCAGAACGTGTGCATCAGCAAATCCGGGATATGTGGGGCTTTCCTGATTCGCCCACGATGACGATGCGCGAACGATTTATTGCCCGCTACCAGGGGATACGCGTCTCCTTTGGCTATCCTGCATGTCCTGATCTCGAATCGCAGGCGACACTGTTTTCGCTGCTGCGGCCGGAGGACATCGGAATTCAGCTGACGGATGGTTTTATGATGGATCCAGAAGCGTCTGTGTCAGCCTTGGCGTTCAGCCATCCGGAGGCGAAATATTTCAACGTCGAAGCCAACGGGTAACTGTTGCGCATGACCATCGTCCGTTGTCCGCGAAGTCGACGACGATGGTCAACGCGTTGCAAGCATGGATAGGAGGGACAATATGGCGACCAAGGACCAGGTGTGGCCAGCGCATAGTCTGCAAGTAGGGGACCGAAGGTATGTTATCGGCGACGGGGCAATGGCGACCTATTTACATCAGCGGGGCGTCCCCATTCGCGTAAGCGCCGAGGCGCTCAATCTGTCCGATCCGGCGCTTGTCGAGGAAGTCCATCGGGCTTATGTACAGGCCGGATCGACGATGATTCAGACCAACACATTCGCGGCGAATCGGCGCAGTTTAGCGCGGCATGGACTGGCGGATCGCGTACAAGAGGTCAATCAAGCGGCAGTGGCCATCGCGCGCAAGGCCGCTGGCCAAGCGGCGTCGGTCTATGGCACCATCGCGCCGGTCGAAGGCGGCAATCGCTATGGCAGCGCGTTGTTGAACGAGGAACGGCAGCAATTGCAGGCGTTTTACGAGGAGCAGGTCGAGGCGCTGGCGGCGGCTGGCATTGATGGGTGGATACTCGAAACTTTCCCGGATTTAGAAGAGTTGTTGGTCGCTGTTGAGGTGGTGACGGCGCACTCCAATCTCCCGATAGTCGCCAATTTGTCGCCGGAGGAAATTGGCGTCACGCGCGACGGCGTCGGACTGGCCGAAGCGTTTACCGCGCTTCGCGCAGCAGGTGTGCATGTGACGGGCATCAATTGTCGGCTAGGCCCTTATGGCATCCTGCGATCTTTCGAACAACTCCTGCCGCTCGCAGATGGTTCCGGCCAGTTTGCCGCAATGCCGAACGGTGGCATGTTGCACAAGACGGATGACGGCGCATTGTCCTACACAGGAGATGAGGAAAACTTCGCGGATATCATGCTTAGAATGGCGAATCTTGGCGTCACGTGGTTGGGTGGTTGCTGCGGTACGACGCCGGCGCACATTCGGACGCTGGTGTCGCGACTCAAAACGTCGACAGACGAAAGCGCGACGACAACTGCGCAACTTGGCGCTGTAGAGGGTCGGCCTTGGCGAGTCGCCAATCGGGATGACAAACCGACTGTGGGCGAAATCTTGCCGCCGACACCTCAGTCCCTTGTCGAGCGCGTCCAGACCAAGACGACGATTGTAGTCGAACTCGATCCGCCGAAGACGCTGAATTGTGACAAATTTCTGGAAGGTGCTAGAGCCCTGCGCGATGCTGGTTGTGACCTCATCACCATGGCCGACAATTCGCTTGGCAGCGTTCGTGTCAGCAACATGGCACTTGCAGGAATGTTGCAACAAGAAGGCATTGAGCCTTTGGTTCACGTCACATGTCGAGATAGGAACCTGATTGGCCAACAGTCGCACTTAATGGGGTTATCCGTCATGGGGGTGCGCCATATCCTGCTCATCACTGGAGATCCGTCTCGGTACGGAGATTTGCCTGGCGCCTCGTCGGTTTACGACGTGTCCTCAATCGATTTGACCAAAATGGTACGCCGATTGAACGACGGCGTGGGCTTTTCCGGTAAGGCGCTGACGAGACCCGCGAAGTTCGTCATTGGGACGGCGTTCAATCCACATGTGCGCAACTTTGATAAGGCGGTAGAGCGCCTGAAGCGCAAAGTTGCGGCAGGCGCAGATTACGTGATGACACAGCCAGTTTACGACGCAGCCATGATGGAGCGTATCGCTACCGCGACCCTTCATCTCGGCGTGCCAGTGTTCATTGGCATCATGCCGTTGACCAGTCTGCGCAACGCCGAGTTCCTGCACTACCAGGTGCCGGGCATTACGATTCCAGAGCTTGTCCTTCAGCAGATGCGGGAGGCTTCACCTGAGTCAGCGCAGGAAGTGGGGTTGGCGATTGCGCGCGACTTGTGCGACGAAGCTTGCCAGTACT
Above is a genomic segment from Alicyclobacillus acidoterrestris containing:
- the lexA gene encoding transcriptional repressor LexA; the encoded protein is MSQLTARQEAILAFIRKSVHEKGYPPSVREIGEAVGLASSSTVHGHLERLQQKGFIRRDPTKPRALELLSTEDDARGSEPSAITQAQAVMAPIVGRVTAGLPITAFEDVQGYLPLPSDFAREEEIFVLNVTGDSMIEAGILDGDMVIVRRQSNAFNGDIVVAMTEDDEATVKRFYRENGHVRLQPENSQMEPLIYPEVTILGKVVGVFRNLR
- a CDS encoding Cof-type HAD-IIB family hydrolase, which translates into the protein MIQTKIEMVFLDIDGTLYANGALVPSGVHAVEQLLQKDIPVALCTGRSVLHAQHVQDELGVPYGIYFNGGLVKSRSDELFKAPFPSEDVEAIVRYADQFDIPTVVHTHAKAVAFEPIPPQYEPVLRSFDFPEIEVINKDFDILQTLPIYQINAFMTPGWDAEFEARFKGCYIYRWNPNAVDFQRRKSDKSIGALHLLKHLGISPEHAVHIGDGGNDVGMFRILGHSYAMGNAEPDVKRAAKRVTADALDDGVAKALLDLGLIDAIAR
- a CDS encoding glycine--tRNA ligase codes for the protein MQTTMEQLVSLAKRRGFIFPGSEIYGGLANTWDYGPLGAQMKQNIKQVWWRQFIEQNPYNVGLDSAILMNRSVWVASGHVGNFNDPMVDCRQCKSRYRADKLIEEAAEARGEEIIVDGLPFEQMDALLVKYDVQCPECGAKDFTSVRQFNMMFKTHQGVTEEAANEVYLRPETAQGIFVNFKNVQRAMRKKLPFGIGQIGKSFRNEITPGNFTFRTREFEQMELEFFCAPGEDMEWFRYWRQFCYDFLLSIGMKEENLRLRDHEKEQLSHYSTATTDVEYKFPFGWGELLGVADRTDYDLKAHATHSGENMTVQEEGQEPFIPYCIEPSIGVDRLFLALFADAYDEEEVGENDTRVVLRLHPAIAPYKAAVFPLSKKLSEAATQLYTSLSKQFSVDYDESGSIGKRYRRHDEIGTPYCITYDFESETDHAVTIRHRDSMEQERVAIADVAAWLNERIGR
- a CDS encoding MFS transporter, translating into MRNRTGLIILMFASVVAMMPNSVLFPAEDELASHLHRSLGFVGWMVTAYAIAYVCATPVLGMISDFLGRKAVLVVGLCLFAIGGLVPIGFDNPVLILIGRCVMGVGSAGIQPMVDSMIGDMYPRGPARRRAFAFFAGAIAVAEAMMPFLGGVAAAIWWKAVFVLYGSAILAAVSTVRLNISNQAAENEERITYEAYVQSLRVAARMPVLAATVLGAMVFGVIYFGISAMMPLAYGGAHTSLANGFLFLPLGFCWVVGAFIFAKVTHVRHLHRLVLCALIVLAGATWWLGDARSWLPLLMISALWGAGSAVLTTVFTWVVGDESPNAVRGAMNGIYNAAYVLGFSVGAPLFISLVHYVGLQNACGIGAVLMALLIPPLCLTYRQAAKVKAAPVNSLKA
- the metH gene encoding methionine synthase, with the translated sequence MTKALEHLFQQRILILDGAMGTMIQQSGLTADDFGGPALEGCNEYLNITRPDLIRRIHDAYFEAGADIVETNSFGSTPLVLAEYDLADLAFEISRQAAALARESADAFATEAKPRFVAGSVGPTTKSLSVTGGATFDELVESYAVQMEGLMVGGADFLLIETSQDLLNVKAAGIAVHRVAEKLAREIPVMISGTIEPMGTTLAGQSIEAFYLSVEHMRPFAVGINCATGPELMRDHVRALSALAECAVSCHPNAGLPDENGCYLETPYAFAKKMSDFAREGWLNIAGGCCGTTPAHIRELAAQIEGLAPRAFAAEHAHAVSGMEAMVLSDDMRPVLVGERTNVIGSRKFRRLVASADYDAAAEVARTQVRAGAQVVDVCLADPDRDELADMEQVLPLIVRKVKVPIMIDSTDADVVEAALKRVQGKCIINSTNLEDGEARLATYANLARTYGAALVIGTIDEQGMAVSRRRKVDIALRTVRLLTEKYGLRKADIIIDPLTFPVGTGDEKYIGSALETVEAIRMLREQLPECPTLLGISNVSFGLPPAGREVLNAVFLYHCTKAGLSYAIVNSERIERYASIPEDERELANRLLFATTDELVAEFTAKYREKRVAPSVAVSDLPLSDRLARYVIDGTKEGLIADLDEALQSYKPLEIINGPLMAGMTEVGRLFNNNELIVAEVLQSAEVMKAAVAYLEQYMEKSDTYAKGRLLLATVKGDVHDIGKNLVEIIMANNGFDVVNLGIKVAPEQLIQAIREHQPDMVGLSGLLVKSAQQMVVTAEDFRHAGIDLPILVGGAALTKKFTLTKIADKYDGPVLYAKDAMEGLDIANQLMSEDARHQLLSRNEAERQSFVEQGKTQNPQVRKPTVKVQSDIDRKAPVYTPPDLERHILRDYPVAMLRPYLNLQMLLGKHLGLAGNVEKLLAERDDKAMALLDTVELLMEEAVAKGWLQANAVYQFFPTAADGDELVIYAADGKQVRTRIPFPRQAKPPYLCVADFVRPVEDGVMDYVAMFAVTTGSQVRHEAERLKQAGEYLRAHALQSIALELAEAFAERVHQQIRDMWGFPDSPTMTMRERFIARYQGIRVSFGYPACPDLESQATLFSLLRPEDIGIQLTDGFMMDPEASVSALAFSHPEAKYFNVEANG
- a CDS encoding bifunctional homocysteine S-methyltransferase/methylenetetrahydrofolate reductase encodes the protein MATKDQVWPAHSLQVGDRRYVIGDGAMATYLHQRGVPIRVSAEALNLSDPALVEEVHRAYVQAGSTMIQTNTFAANRRSLARHGLADRVQEVNQAAVAIARKAAGQAASVYGTIAPVEGGNRYGSALLNEERQQLQAFYEEQVEALAAAGIDGWILETFPDLEELLVAVEVVTAHSNLPIVANLSPEEIGVTRDGVGLAEAFTALRAAGVHVTGINCRLGPYGILRSFEQLLPLADGSGQFAAMPNGGMLHKTDDGALSYTGDEENFADIMLRMANLGVTWLGGCCGTTPAHIRTLVSRLKTSTDESATTTAQLGAVEGRPWRVANRDDKPTVGEILPPTPQSLVERVQTKTTIVVELDPPKTLNCDKFLEGARALRDAGCDLITMADNSLGSVRVSNMALAGMLQQEGIEPLVHVTCRDRNLIGQQSHLMGLSVMGVRHILLITGDPSRYGDLPGASSVYDVSSIDLTKMVRRLNDGVGFSGKALTRPAKFVIGTAFNPHVRNFDKAVERLKRKVAAGADYVMTQPVYDAAMMERIATATLHLGVPVFIGIMPLTSLRNAEFLHYQVPGITIPELVLQQMREASPESAQEVGLAIARDLCDEACQYFNGLYLVTPFLKYDMTVSLTKYIRANTAAAVRSS